A stretch of the Phaeodactylum tricornutum CCAP 1055/1 chromosome 15, whole genome shotgun sequence genome encodes the following:
- a CDS encoding predicted protein: protein MVRILGIGRKRSLKKRLTPSAQTPEGLRHQHPMFQYAVNEYSQTVASGTSNDDGRMMLQRTNTWSYESEINSPLAPSGLPKVRSMPDGIPRDIESQRVHTPLSLTKNEGSLERNPGASISESQLSPRNVSNRTTPLPALPSSIDSEMPDATYEEHYGDAYTGDPIKYVYPSGYQSMRPRSCPWKLSVVVCIMFTWLSVFIVGHCSDQVDEDRYKNAQIDDDSLAIEVRWCGSRPLYLMWVASMLITGLSAAYCSVIGYIKVRDFAVANSRSQPPGLVDVKSDYYVSITDSSLASSEGSASTYRTTIYQSDGTPQFWGSHIFRPTQAAVAITSR, encoded by the coding sequence ATGGTACGAATCCTTGGAATAGGCCGAAAGCGGTCTTTGAAGAAGCGATTGACCCCTTCCGCACAAACCCCAGAAGGTCTTCGACATCAACATCCCATGTTTCAGTACGCTGTCAACGAATACTCACAGACAGTTGCGTCTGGGACGTCCAATGACGATGGACGAATGATGCTACAAAGAACAAACACATGGAGTTACGAATCTGAAATCAATTCTCCCCTAGCACCCTCCGGACTCCCTAAAGTTCGGTCCATGCCGGATGGTATACCGCGCGATATTGAGTCGCAAAGGGTCCATACTCCTTTATCTCTGACGAAGAACGAAGGATCACTAGAAAGAAACCCAGGGGCATCAATTTCCGAGTCTCAGCTGTCACCGCGTAATGTGTCCAACCGCACTACCCCTTTGCCCGCCCTACCATCTTCAATTGACTCGGAAATGCCTGATGCAACGTACGAAGAGCATTATGGGGATGCCTATACGGGAGATCCGATCAAATACGTATATCCCTCGGGTTACCAGTCTATGCGACCGAGGTCGTGTCCTTGGAAGCTTAGCGTTGTTGTCTGCATTATGTTTACGTGGCTGTCAGTATTTATTGTTGGCCATTGTTCGGATCAGGTCGATGAAGATCGGTACAAAAATGCGCAAATCGATGACGATTCCTTGGCTATAGAGGTCCGATGGTGCGGTTCCCGCCCACTTTATCTCATGTGGGTTGCTAGCATGCTGATCACCGGTTTGTCAGCGGCGTACTGCAGTGTCATTGGCTACATCAAAGTTCGCGACTTTGCGGTGGCCAATAGTCGTTCCCAGCCACCCGGTCTCGTTGATGTCAAATCGGACTACTACGTTTCCATTACGGACTCATCACTGGCCTCGAGTGAAGGATCAGCATCCACGTATCGCACCACAATCTACCAATCAGACGGTACCCCCCAATTTTGGGGATCTCATATTTTTCGGCCTACACAAGCCGCTGTGGCCATCACAAGTCGCTAG
- a CDS encoding predicted protein produces DVAGLFRAKEELVSTVVRPSIYTLIYQRAKVQLPRGLLLFGPPGCGKSLIVPALAKRCRFSLVLCRGPELLDKYIGASEAKVRDLFDRAATAAPSILFLDELDSLAPPRGSDHTGVTDRVVNQLLTFLDGVEENSSKGPLYVIAATSRPDKIDPALLRPGRLEKHVYVGLAE; encoded by the coding sequence GATGTTGCAGGGTTGTTTCGTGCCAAAGAGGAACTCGTTTCAACAGTTGTTCGCCCTTCCATCTACACGCTAATATATCAACGAGCCAAGGTTCAGCTGCCGCGTGGGTTACTACTCTTCGGACCTCCTGGATGCGGAAAATCACTTATTGTTCCAGCACTGGCAAAGCGTTGCCGCTTTAGCCTCGTTCTGTGTCGCGGTCCTGAGCTTCTTGACAAGTACATTGGTGCATCAGAAGCCAAAGTTCGAGATCTCTTTGACCGCGCTGCGACTGCCGctccttcaattttgttTCTTGACGAGCTGGATTCGTTGGCACCGCCCCGAGGATCTGACCATACTGGTGTTACAGATCGTGTTGTCAATCAGCTCCTGACATTTTTGGACGGAGTCGAAGAGAATTCCTCGAAAGGCCCGCTATATGTCATTGCGGCGACATCTCGGCCGGACAAAATAGATCCTGCATTGCTTAGGCCTGGGCGACTCGAGAAGCACGTCTACGTGGGTCTTGCTGAG
- a CDS encoding predicted protein: protein MFSAIRRGPSLFSGQCLSTVLFNRYNVAMKDILEPNQTPVRRNFAAKRNPKNKKRLLGKTVRDRQRQLVETNKLPRDEIFSKKKMYALLNTAENRIGFIQSRIYSFWNQELLKESTEAARPLKPKLVMDTRWWFWNIMYAMLPGLLFALYSELRGKRLMYEFYERQELEQIKNAMGEEFVEANMEKLIPPREEGFVEQASRIVGELFTLFQSLATGERNEAVREVSENVQNTSQPDSLKARGQITVSDTSKEKESYQHSGSDEKYDIQSLLDRIEKLEASREKVLHDERTLRHQKQRAQQSGIHNRFEDQKILEWKKMLELNSHRDENLGNDESDDCTKQNSWLPQTLQKSVESALSIISSSVLSGNDQVEENDQEAPSEANNENGSNGTVANSQRQPKDAADRKVDTSKKEITHAAPDSS from the coding sequence ATGTTCAGTGCGATACGACGTGGGCCGTCCCTTTTTTCTGGGCAATGTCTTAGCACCGTTCTTTTCAATCGCTATAATGTTGCGATGAAGGATATTTTGGAACCAAATCAAACACCTGTGCGGAGGAACTTTGCTGCAAAGCGCAACCCCAAGAACAAAAAACGACTACTGGGGAAAACGGTCCGTGATCGCCAACGCCAACTTGTGGAAACCAATAAACTTCCTCGAGATGAAATATTTTCTAAAAAGAAGATGTATGCATTGCTGAACACCGCAGAGAATCGTATAGGCTTTATTCAGTCAAGAATATACTCCTTTTGGAATCAAGAGCTATTGAAAGAGTCCACCGAGGCTGCGCGGCCTCTTAAACCAAAGCTAGTAATGGACACCCGCTGGTGGTTTTGGAATATAATGTACGCAATGTTACCTGGCCTGCTGTTCGCCTTGTACAGTGAACTTCGGGGAAAGCGTTTGATGTATGAGTTTTATGAAAGACAAGAACTTGAACAGATAAAGAATGCCATGGGCGAAGAATTTGTGGAGGCCAATATGGAAAAATTGATACCCCCGAGGGAGGAAGGATTTGTTGAGCAAGCTTCGAGGATTGTTGGAGAGCTTTTTACACTATTCCAAAGCTTGGCCACGGGCGAAAGAAATGAAGCTGTCAGAGAAGTTTCGGAAAACGTTCAAAACACGTCACAGCCTGACTCGTTGAAGGCACGTGGGCAAATCACGGTATCAGATACTTCtaaagaaaaagaatcatATCAGCATTCTGGATCAGATGAGAAATACGATATACAATCTCTTTTGGATCGCATTGAAAAACTGGAAGCTTCACGGGAGAAAGTTCTTCACGATGAGAGAACTTTGCGACACCAAAAGCAGAGAGCACAGCAAAGCGGCATTCACAATCGTTTTGAAGAccaaaaaattttggaatggaaaaaAATGCTGGAATTGAATAGCCATCGCGATGAAAATTTGGGCAatgacgaaagcgatgaTTGCACGAAGCAAAACAGTTGGCTTCCGCAAACGTTGCAGAAGTCGGTTGAGTCTGCTTTGAGCATCATATCCAGCTCAGTACTTTCGGGAAACGACCAAGTTGAGGAAAATGACCAAGAGGCACCTTCGGAAGCAAACAATGAAAATGGATCAAACGGGACCGTTGCAAATAGCCAAAGGCAGCCAAAGGACGCGGCAGATCGCAAAGTCGACACTTCAAAGAAAGAGATAACTCATGCCGCTCCTGACAGTAGTTAA
- a CDS encoding predicted protein, producing the protein MSKVQGTVKWFDSRKGYGFVAPTSDNSPTAEEIFVHQTSIQSEGAYRTLVENSEIEFDVEKEAESGKFKAINVTAPGGGPIKPPRRTRSKKVPNEDGVGEDVETPAPEEPHSRGRNRKGRRKPDGPPKQRTPFFHESIADEAKTQIQAKGFELGDKSTVDVSFGDNRIKLGQGGYAGLAHASGMLAEGTYTCDNKGLVSFKWERALKFGGGTWKHSDTGDLLMKLSLTEDDVSPVTPGETPESLWGAGKTDPKEALEANGFQMRRAVLTRPVRGRRSAPPSSSAAE; encoded by the exons ATGAGCAAGGTGCAAGGAACAGTCaaatggttcgatagccgGAAGGGTTATGGCTTTGTGGCTCCCACTTCAGACAATTCTCCCACCGCAGAGGAGATCTTCGTCCACCAGACGAGTATTCAATCCGAAGGAGCTTACCGAACGTTG GTTGAAAACTCAGAGATTGAGTTCGATGTTGAGAAAGAAGCAGAGTCGGGTAAATTTAAAGCCATTAATGTGACGGCACCCGGTGGCGGTCCTATCAAGCCTCCACGTCGCACTCGCTCGAAAAAGGTTCCAAATGAGGATGGGGTCGGCGAAGACGTCGAAACCCCAGCTCCTGAAGAACCACACTCACGCGGTCGTAATCGTAAAGGAAGGCGTAAACCAGACGGACCGCCCAAGCAACGCACCCCTTTCTTTCACGAATCGATTGCGGATGAAGCGAAAACTCAGATCCAAGCCAAAGGGTTTGAATTAGGCGATAAGAGTACGGTTGACGTTTCTTTCGGCGACAACCGTATAAAGCTAGGTCAAGGCGGTTATGCGGGACTTGCTCACGCCAGTGGCATGTTGGCCGAAGGTACCTATACCTGCGATAACAAGGGACTTGTCTCCTTCAAATGGGAGCGCGCCCTAAAGTTTGGAGGCGGTACCTGGAAGCACTCTGATACTGGTGATTTACTTATGAAACTTTCTCTAACGGAAG ATGACGTTAGTCCGGTAACGCCCGGTGAAACCCCTGAAAGCCTTTGGGGTGCGGGTAAGACAGATCCAAAAGAAGCCTTGGAAGCGAACGGCTTTCAAATGCGCCGTGCTGTCCTGACTCGACCGGTCCGTGGTCGTCGGTCGGCTCCTCCCTCCTCCTCCGCTGCCGAGTGA
- the Lhcf10 gene encoding protein fucoxanthin chlorophyll a/c protein, producing MKTAVLASLIATAAAFAPAQKAVTSTALSASNFEDALGAQPPLGFYDPLGLLDGASESKFERLRYVELKHGRISMLAVVGYLVTEAGIRLPGNIDYSGTKFTDIPGGFDALSAISKEGLGQIIGFIFFLEMIMRPIGGRGEFVGDFRNDAIDFGWDTFDEETKLKKRAIELNQGRAAQMGILALMVHEQLGVPIIPSLP from the exons ATGAAGACTGCCGTTCTCGCCTCCCTTATTGCCACAGCTGCCGCCTTTGCCCCGGCTCAGAAGGCCGTTACGAGCACTGCTCTTAGTGCGTCCAACTTCGAAGACGCGCTTGGTGCGCAGCCTCCG CTCGGATTCTATGATCCTTTGGGCCTTTTGGATGGTGCCTCCGAATCCAAGTTCGAGCGACTTCGTTACGTGGAACTCAAGCACGGACGTATCTCCATGCTCGCCGTTGTCGGGTACCTCGTCACCGAGGCCGGAATCCGTCTCCCCGGAAACATTGACTACTCTGGTACCAAGTTCACAGACATTCCTGGTGGATTTGACGCTCTTTCTGCTATCTCGAAGGAAGGTCTCGGACAGATCATTGGCTTCATCTTCTTTTTGGAGATGATCATGCGCCCCATTGGTGGACGTGGTGAATTCGTCGGCGACTTCCGTAATGACGCCATTGACTTTGGTTGGGATACCTTTGACGAGGAGACCAAGCTCAAGAAGCGCGCGATCGAACTCAATCAGGGCCGTGCCGCTCAGATGGGAATTCTTGCCCTTATGGTTCACGAACAGTTGGGCGTGCCGATCATCCCTTCGCTTCCTTGA